The Salinibaculum sp. SYNS191 genome has a window encoding:
- a CDS encoding site-specific integrase, protein MSDGRDLSPREAAERWLDRRRPDVRDSTLSTLWYRLKLFVEYCEREGFDSIRDIDGWDIDEYQLHRHQNAKPLTLNKELGTLRQWLEYCVSIGVVDEAVPTAVEIPDVDPADRSDDTMLPPERGEALLSWYRDSPQRASRPHALLEIFWTVGCRSGALRSLDVRDFNADEQWLRFEHRPETGTELKKGRRGERYVGLLDEPTAVLAEFLDRERMDISDRYGRSPLIPSEAGRPAASTIRDWCYLATVPCKHGPCPHENDPASCEYLSYVTASGCPSSRSPHQVRTGSITWQLSRGVPIEVIADRVNSSPDTIEEHYDKEDPRRELEVRRRGHLDALSLDDDTRTHE, encoded by the coding sequence ATGAGTGATGGCCGCGATCTCTCCCCACGCGAGGCAGCGGAGCGCTGGCTTGATCGTCGACGACCAGACGTTCGCGACTCCACGCTGTCGACGCTGTGGTACCGCCTCAAACTGTTCGTCGAGTACTGCGAGCGAGAAGGGTTCGACTCCATTCGTGACATCGACGGATGGGACATTGACGAGTATCAGCTGCATCGCCATCAGAACGCCAAACCTCTCACGCTTAACAAGGAACTCGGGACGCTCCGGCAGTGGCTGGAGTACTGTGTCTCGATTGGAGTCGTCGACGAGGCTGTCCCGACGGCTGTTGAGATACCCGATGTCGATCCAGCAGACCGCAGTGACGACACGATGCTGCCGCCAGAGCGTGGCGAGGCGTTACTCTCGTGGTATCGCGATAGTCCCCAGCGCGCGAGTCGCCCACACGCTCTCCTGGAAATCTTCTGGACCGTCGGCTGTCGGTCGGGGGCGCTACGGAGTCTCGATGTGCGAGATTTCAACGCCGACGAACAGTGGCTCCGATTCGAGCACCGGCCGGAGACCGGCACCGAGCTCAAGAAGGGTCGTCGTGGCGAGCGCTACGTCGGGTTGCTCGACGAGCCGACGGCCGTCCTTGCCGAGTTCCTGGATCGCGAGCGGATGGACATCTCCGACAGGTACGGCCGCTCGCCGCTCATCCCCAGCGAGGCAGGGCGACCGGCGGCTAGTACTATCCGCGATTGGTGCTACTTGGCGACGGTCCCCTGCAAGCACGGCCCCTGCCCGCACGAGAACGACCCGGCCTCCTGTGAGTATCTGTCGTACGTCACGGCAAGCGGATGTCCGTCAAGTCGGTCGCCCCACCAGGTGCGGACAGGCTCGATTACATGGCAGCTCTCCCGTGGCGTCCCGATTGAGGTCATTGCAGATCGGGTCAACTCCAGCCCAGATACCATCGAAGAACACTACGACAAGGAAGATCCGCGGCGCGAACTCGAAGTGCGCCGCCGCGGCCACCTCGACGCACTTTCACTTGACGATGACACCAGAACGCACGAGTAA
- a CDS encoding J domain-containing protein, whose product MTSQQDRTDGAVDWPAQFERTPASQRVHTSKFGVTFHEALRRIETELLDRVGADDWRVSTAAPHRKQDGMPYANANPSDPAVVVRWSKDGQQFAVACDHYTDWRDNARAIGLYIREKRKMSDRPVTTGQSEFATARLPSGNEEAIVADAPADQPAPHEVLDVTPDAPEDVVEAAYRQKTKTAHPDQGGSAEELKRVRQAKEAMLDGGER is encoded by the coding sequence ATGACGAGCCAGCAGGACCGCACGGACGGAGCGGTCGACTGGCCGGCACAATTCGAACGGACGCCCGCGTCACAACGCGTCCACACCTCGAAGTTCGGCGTTACGTTCCACGAGGCACTTCGGCGCATCGAGACGGAACTACTGGATCGCGTCGGCGCTGATGATTGGCGCGTCTCGACGGCCGCTCCCCACCGGAAACAGGACGGGATGCCGTATGCGAACGCCAACCCGTCGGATCCAGCGGTCGTGGTCCGGTGGTCGAAAGATGGCCAGCAATTCGCCGTCGCCTGCGATCACTACACGGACTGGCGGGACAACGCCCGGGCGATTGGGCTGTACATTCGTGAGAAGCGCAAGATGTCTGACCGGCCGGTGACGACCGGGCAGTCCGAGTTCGCGACGGCGCGGCTGCCCAGCGGCAACGAAGAAGCCATCGTCGCCGACGCGCCGGCCGACCAGCCAGCGCCGCACGAGGTCCTCGATGTCACGCCGGACGCTCCCGAAGACGTCGTCGAGGCGGCCTACCGTCAGAAGACGAAGACTGCCCACCCCGACCAGGGCGGCAGCGCCGAGGAACTGAAGCGCGTCCGCCAGGCGAAGGAAGCGATGTTGGACGGAGGGGAGCGATGA
- a CDS encoding PadR family transcriptional regulator, whose translation MSTDTTTTDSTDTTTTWTDLSAFQRDTLAVLQEIDHEDATSYGLEIKRRLEDLYGEEVNHGRLYPNLDQLVQADLVEKSDLDERTNRYALTHAGKRLLEVQAEHLATLTDICQAEVVADGGQEFVPVHFIAYEDDADLEIDDSGEDPTVANHDELVNSGQTFGEIRMMSREHAEEYDLDVVTQDDALWCDEVADLDIGEAVRVDDLREEGAVS comes from the coding sequence ATGAGTACCGACACCACCACGACCGACAGTACCGATACCACGACCACCTGGACGGACCTGTCCGCGTTCCAGCGCGACACGCTCGCCGTCCTGCAGGAGATCGACCACGAGGATGCCACGAGCTACGGGCTCGAAATCAAGCGCCGGCTCGAAGACCTCTACGGCGAAGAGGTCAACCACGGCCGGCTGTACCCGAACCTCGATCAACTCGTTCAGGCCGACCTGGTCGAAAAGAGCGACCTCGACGAGCGCACGAATCGCTACGCGTTGACTCACGCCGGGAAGCGCCTGCTCGAAGTGCAGGCCGAACATCTCGCGACGCTGACCGACATCTGCCAAGCCGAGGTCGTCGCCGACGGCGGGCAGGAGTTCGTCCCGGTACACTTCATCGCCTACGAGGACGACGCCGACTTGGAGATTGATGACAGCGGCGAGGATCCGACCGTCGCGAACCACGACGAGCTGGTCAACAGCGGCCAGACGTTCGGCGAGATCCGCATGATGTCCCGCGAGCACGCGGAGGAGTACGACCTCGATGTCGTCACCCAGGACGACGCGCTCTGGTGCGACGAGGTTGCAGACCTGGATATCGGCGAGGCCGTCCGGGTCGACGACCTGCGCGAGGAGGGCGCCGTCTCATGA
- a CDS encoding type IV toxin-antitoxin system AbiEi family antitoxin domain-containing protein, which yields MQLPIDDRILELLSETGIILSPAVIAINIDKSRDEVNRRLSKLVDKGMVERVKRGYYRITPDGEAYLQGESESS from the coding sequence ATGCAGTTGCCCATTGACGACAGAATCCTTGAGCTGTTGTCTGAGACAGGTATTATACTGTCGCCCGCGGTAATCGCTATCAACATCGACAAATCCAGAGATGAAGTCAATCGTCGTCTTTCCAAACTTGTTGATAAAGGGATGGTAGAACGTGTGAAGAGGGGCTACTATCGAATTACACCAGACGGCGAAGCATATCTTCAGGGAGAATCCGAAAGCTCCTGA